Proteins encoded together in one Halalkaliarchaeum sp. AArc-CO window:
- a CDS encoding glycosyltransferase, which yields MYRVAAFTDTYLPTVNGVTYTVRTWARHWRARGGRMDVVYPDAPDRDPDVGEYPVESLPFPFYEGFRVGVPSIPADVATPDLVHAHTPFALGLAARRLAGGASVPLVVSYHTPTPEYAPYLSGDSRVESWIRRTAAAYERWVLGAADAVVVPSEPTAAEVRERTGIEELFVVPNGVDTDRFAPADDVDVRAFRRRHDLDSGPLVGYTGRHGYEKRLTEIPPAIADLDVTLVVAGDGPAREEFERAVRHHDIDARFLGFLDRGELPTFYSALSAFLFPSPVETQGLVALEANACGTPVVGVDAGALTETIEEGVTGYRYPEGDTEEFGDAIERTLSENATLSRRCLDRRDEICVERSLDTLRDVYERLV from the coding sequence ATGTACCGTGTCGCCGCGTTCACGGACACGTATCTCCCCACGGTCAACGGGGTAACGTACACGGTTCGGACGTGGGCGCGCCACTGGCGCGCGCGTGGCGGCCGGATGGACGTGGTGTACCCCGACGCGCCGGATCGGGATCCCGACGTGGGTGAGTATCCCGTCGAAAGCCTCCCGTTCCCCTTTTATGAGGGGTTCCGGGTCGGCGTGCCGTCGATCCCCGCCGACGTCGCCACGCCGGATCTGGTGCACGCACACACCCCGTTCGCGCTCGGGCTTGCCGCGCGCCGGCTCGCCGGCGGCGCGTCGGTTCCGCTGGTTGTCTCGTACCACACGCCGACCCCGGAGTACGCCCCGTATCTCTCCGGGGACTCCCGGGTCGAATCCTGGATCAGGCGTACCGCAGCGGCGTACGAACGGTGGGTGCTCGGGGCGGCAGACGCCGTCGTGGTCCCGAGTGAACCCACCGCGGCCGAGGTGCGCGAGCGGACGGGCATCGAGGAGCTGTTCGTCGTCCCGAACGGCGTCGACACCGACCGGTTCGCGCCGGCCGACGACGTCGATGTCAGGGCGTTCCGACGACGACACGACCTGGACTCCGGACCGCTCGTGGGCTACACCGGCCGGCACGGCTACGAGAAGCGACTCACGGAGATCCCGCCGGCGATCGCCGACCTCGACGTCACGCTCGTGGTCGCCGGCGACGGGCCCGCCCGCGAGGAGTTCGAACGGGCCGTCCGGCACCACGACATCGACGCCAGGTTCCTTGGATTCCTCGATCGGGGAGAGCTACCGACGTTCTACTCCGCGCTGTCGGCGTTCCTGTTCCCGAGTCCCGTCGAGACCCAGGGGCTCGTCGCGCTGGAGGCGAACGCCTGCGGCACGCCAGTCGTCGGCGTCGACGCCGGCGCGCTCACCGAGACGATCGAGGAAGGAGTTACCGGCTATCGGTACCCCGAGGGCGACACCGAAGAGTTCGGGGACGCGATCGAACGGACTCTCTCGGAGAACGCGACGCTGTCCCGGCGGTGCCTCGACCGACGGGATGAGATCTGCGTCGAACGGTCCCTCGACACGCTGCGTGACGTGTACGAACGCCTGGTTTGA
- a CDS encoding restriction endonuclease, with translation MTLLDELSGFEFEELMVDVFRHQGYDDVRQAVRTADEGRDVTMIDRSEAGPPTGVVVECKHTDTVGRPVVQKLHSAVKTYDFDGPKRGMVATTGRFTGPAQEYAQRVSDAPGDVDIDLLGGRKLREIGEEIGMDLKNGRIEVLCEESLAPPAEGEAIRRVRESAGRVSNLEPDSTIRPETGMELFPTLVIDTEVTAVFETSVGVIHAIDDRDRFLVRADRDGPGILTDRVEQFVIAGFAGTVPIEELQERARGGDAPPVESVGRFWLTETEYKDWAVERQCDRYETTVQYTGDNNVTYERTCTPNRSDVIVTDVEPVYVPHVKATAELGEYAYDHATFASDDDAVVLVNEYDRCVHCGDANDERTFGDGALTYCENCGSINCDDHVRTERLVDEPVCTGCSVTGTFFFATKHFYDEENLEAFSEEYAAMPFYRKPLENPKLVAAVGVALAVLLALAIAAV, from the coding sequence ATGACGCTGCTCGACGAGCTATCGGGGTTCGAGTTCGAGGAACTGATGGTCGACGTCTTCCGACATCAGGGGTACGACGACGTCCGGCAGGCGGTGCGGACGGCCGACGAAGGCCGGGACGTCACGATGATCGATCGGTCCGAGGCCGGTCCGCCGACCGGCGTCGTCGTCGAGTGCAAGCACACCGACACCGTCGGGCGCCCCGTCGTCCAGAAGCTCCATTCGGCGGTGAAGACGTACGACTTCGACGGGCCGAAACGGGGGATGGTGGCGACGACCGGACGGTTCACCGGCCCGGCCCAGGAGTACGCCCAGCGCGTGTCCGACGCGCCCGGCGACGTCGACATCGACCTGCTCGGTGGTCGAAAGCTGCGGGAGATCGGCGAGGAGATCGGGATGGACCTGAAGAACGGCCGGATCGAGGTGCTGTGTGAGGAGTCGCTCGCGCCGCCGGCGGAAGGCGAGGCGATCCGTCGAGTCAGGGAGTCCGCCGGGCGCGTGTCGAATCTGGAGCCGGACTCGACGATCCGCCCGGAAACAGGGATGGAGCTGTTTCCGACACTGGTGATCGATACGGAAGTAACAGCAGTCTTCGAGACGTCGGTCGGAGTCATTCACGCCATCGACGACCGGGACCGATTTCTCGTGCGGGCCGACCGGGACGGGCCGGGGATTCTGACCGATCGAGTCGAACAGTTCGTGATCGCCGGTTTCGCCGGTACCGTTCCGATCGAGGAGCTCCAGGAGCGTGCCCGGGGTGGGGACGCACCGCCGGTGGAGTCAGTCGGCCGGTTCTGGCTCACCGAAACGGAATACAAAGACTGGGCAGTCGAACGACAGTGCGATCGCTACGAGACGACCGTCCAGTACACGGGCGACAACAACGTCACCTACGAACGGACGTGCACGCCGAACCGCTCGGACGTGATCGTCACGGACGTCGAACCCGTGTACGTGCCACACGTGAAAGCGACCGCAGAACTCGGAGAGTACGCCTACGACCACGCGACGTTTGCGTCCGACGACGACGCCGTCGTCCTCGTAAACGAGTACGACCGCTGCGTCCACTGCGGGGACGCGAACGACGAACGGACGTTCGGGGACGGTGCGCTCACCTACTGTGAGAACTGCGGGAGCATCAACTGCGACGATCACGTCCGGACGGAACGGCTCGTCGACGAGCCGGTGTGTACGGGCTGTTCGGTGACCGGGACGTTCTTCTTCGCAACGAAACACTTCTACGACGAGGAGAACCTGGAGGCGTTCAGCGAGGAGTACGCGGCGATGCCGTTCTATCGGAAACCGCTCGAGAACCCGAAGCTGGTTGCGGCCGTCGGCGTCGCGCTTGCGGTACTTTTGGCACTCGCAATCGCGGCCGTGTGA
- a CDS encoding DUF4097 domain-containing protein, whose product MDGQECGDIADGRTVGRRPFLAATTAWGSLAVSGCVGRPWGEEQTTAWTEQYDPPGGGQVTVENIDGPVTVRGADRGTIELSVEKRSTDGDALDRSRVRAEHDGDGFAVRAEHVDGPGAEPPTVELLVTVPRTYPVERVWTVNGDVSVDGTRGDLWTGTVNGDVDVDGVRGYVTIEAKNGDLSATRTTGIDDLSVSNGDVDADVRAIRSDSRIETTNGDVDVRLGPGLDAEIRAEATSGRVDADGVPLENASRVPRTATGSLGEGSRQLTAETANGVVTLSML is encoded by the coding sequence ATGGACGGTCAAGAGTGCGGTGACATTGCCGACGGCAGGACCGTCGGGCGGCGACCGTTCCTAGCGGCGACCACAGCCTGGGGAAGCCTGGCGGTATCGGGCTGTGTCGGGCGACCGTGGGGGGAAGAGCAGACAACCGCGTGGACCGAACAGTACGATCCACCTGGCGGGGGACAGGTGACCGTCGAGAACATCGACGGGCCGGTCACGGTGCGTGGAGCGGACAGAGGAACGATCGAGCTGTCAGTCGAGAAGCGATCGACGGACGGGGACGCGCTCGACCGGAGCCGCGTTCGCGCCGAACACGACGGCGACGGGTTCGCCGTCCGGGCCGAACACGTCGACGGTCCCGGAGCCGAGCCGCCGACAGTCGAACTCCTCGTCACGGTGCCACGCACCTATCCGGTCGAGCGAGTGTGGACGGTAAACGGCGACGTGAGCGTCGACGGAACCAGGGGCGACCTGTGGACGGGAACCGTCAACGGCGACGTCGACGTCGACGGCGTTCGTGGGTACGTGACGATCGAGGCGAAGAACGGTGATCTGTCGGCCACTCGGACGACCGGGATCGACGACCTCTCGGTGTCGAACGGGGACGTCGACGCCGACGTCAGAGCGATCCGGAGCGACAGCCGGATCGAGACGACGAACGGAGACGTCGACGTCAGACTCGGCCCCGGACTCGACGCCGAAATACGGGCGGAGGCGACGAGCGGGCGCGTCGATGCCGACGGCGTCCCGCTGGAGAACGCGAGCCGTGTCCCGAGAACGGCGACCGGCTCACTCGGGGAGGGAAGCCGCCAGTTGACCGCCGAAACGGCGAACGGCGTCGTGACGCTGTCGATGCTTTGA
- a CDS encoding NAD(P)/FAD-dependent oxidoreductase — translation MAVHVAVIGAYGSAGAAVADRLASEPNVRLTLIDDGDPGGGLCILAGCMPSKELLSATERRFAARTDDRLRGDAPELNIEQVIGKKNENISAYANRRRSHIQGLAERDGVTLRRETAKFLDERRLAVGDDVLEPDYVVVATGSAPNVPPVPGIEDIPFRTSADVLDATEFGESGLVIGLGVIGLELVPYLSEAAGMDLTVVEQLPQILPDADPEFGAELVEQYSEQFDIDIHLGTETKQLEETGGGVRAVIDNGEETALEADELFVFTGRKPALDNLGLEATALTPEPGWIDDTMQARDDDRVFVVGDANGREPILHVAKEEALVAAENVLRHHDGEPLESYENVTHQVIFTGLGDLPYARLGHTADSAREAGHDPIVVRQDVAGLGVFRSRNYTEGMATLVVDEDGTVLGYQGLHPDADVMAKTMQVIIELQLDVHEIPDRAYHPTTPEILDGLFTDAVAELEG, via the coding sequence ATGGCAGTACACGTCGCAGTCATCGGCGCGTATGGGAGCGCCGGGGCTGCCGTCGCAGACAGGCTCGCTTCGGAACCGAACGTCAGGCTCACCTTGATCGACGACGGGGATCCCGGTGGCGGACTGTGCATTCTTGCCGGGTGTATGCCCTCGAAAGAACTACTCTCGGCGACCGAGCGCCGGTTTGCCGCCCGAACCGACGATCGTCTCCGGGGGGACGCCCCCGAACTGAATATCGAACAGGTGATCGGAAAGAAAAACGAGAACATCTCGGCGTACGCGAACCGGCGACGGTCGCACATCCAGGGACTGGCCGAACGGGACGGCGTCACTCTCCGACGGGAGACGGCGAAGTTTCTCGATGAACGACGGCTGGCCGTCGGCGACGACGTCCTCGAACCCGACTACGTCGTGGTCGCCACCGGATCGGCACCAAACGTCCCGCCGGTCCCTGGGATCGAGGATATTCCCTTCCGGACAAGTGCCGACGTCCTCGATGCAACCGAGTTCGGCGAGTCGGGACTGGTGATCGGATTGGGCGTAATCGGCCTGGAGCTCGTTCCGTACCTCTCGGAAGCGGCGGGCATGGACCTGACCGTCGTCGAACAGCTCCCGCAGATCCTTCCTGACGCGGATCCGGAGTTCGGCGCGGAACTCGTCGAGCAGTACAGCGAGCAGTTCGACATTGACATCCACCTCGGTACCGAAACGAAGCAACTGGAGGAAACCGGCGGCGGCGTTCGGGCTGTAATCGACAACGGGGAGGAGACTGCTCTCGAAGCCGACGAACTGTTCGTCTTCACCGGCCGGAAGCCGGCACTGGACAACCTCGGCCTCGAGGCGACGGCGCTCACCCCCGAGCCGGGGTGGATCGACGACACGATGCAGGCCCGCGACGACGATCGCGTGTTCGTGGTCGGCGACGCCAACGGTCGGGAGCCGATCCTGCACGTCGCCAAGGAGGAGGCGCTGGTCGCCGCTGAAAACGTCCTGCGTCACCACGATGGGGAACCACTCGAATCATACGAGAACGTCACCCATCAGGTCATCTTCACCGGCCTCGGCGACCTGCCGTACGCCCGCCTCGGACACACCGCCGACTCCGCGCGCGAAGCCGGCCACGACCCGATCGTGGTCCGTCAGGACGTCGCGGGGCTCGGTGTCTTCCGGAGCCGGAACTACACCGAGGGAATGGCGACACTCGTCGTGGACGAGGATGGCACCGTCCTCGGGTACCAGGGGCTGCATCCTGATGCTGACGTGATGGCGAAGACGATGCAGGTGATCATCGAGCTACAACTGGACGTCCACGAAATCCCCGACCGGGCGTACCACCCGACGACACCTGAAATCCTCGATGGGCTGTTCACCGACGCAGTGGCGGAACTCGAGGGGTAA
- a CDS encoding PAS domain-containing sensor histidine kinase, which translates to MVDARELLNHTLDVVSVLDEDGTVLYETPSVAHLLGYEHETLVGETIFEYIHPEDRDLVAELFQEIKERPEDDHERVEFRMRHADGAWVWVESIGAPRPEPESTHVVVSTRDVTERKRKERRLEKFSGIVSHDLRNPLNVAEGRLALAMEECDSEHLEHVQRALDRMEHLIDDTLALARQGRTAADPEPVALPALIDRCWQMVDTEAATLRQEVDGSVRGDPESLKQLFENLIRNAINHGGDGVTVRVGRIDDTGLFFEDDGPGIPEPVRDRVTEPGYTTTSDGTGFGLAIVEEIVEGHGWSLSIAESDMGDTGARFEMRGVEFVRD; encoded by the coding sequence ATGGTCGACGCCCGGGAGCTCCTGAATCACACGCTAGACGTCGTCTCCGTCCTCGACGAGGACGGAACTGTGCTCTACGAGACCCCGTCGGTAGCGCACCTGCTCGGCTACGAGCACGAAACGCTGGTCGGCGAGACCATCTTCGAGTACATCCACCCCGAGGACAGGGACCTGGTCGCCGAACTGTTCCAGGAAATCAAAGAACGGCCGGAAGACGACCACGAGCGCGTCGAGTTCCGGATGCGACACGCAGACGGTGCCTGGGTGTGGGTCGAGTCGATCGGCGCACCCCGTCCGGAGCCGGAGTCAACGCACGTCGTTGTAAGCACTCGCGACGTCACCGAACGAAAGCGCAAGGAGCGGCGCCTCGAGAAGTTCTCCGGGATCGTGTCCCACGACCTCCGCAATCCGCTGAACGTGGCCGAAGGTCGACTGGCGCTGGCGATGGAGGAGTGTGACAGCGAACACCTCGAACACGTCCAGCGAGCACTCGACCGAATGGAACACCTGATCGACGACACACTCGCGCTCGCTCGTCAGGGCCGGACTGCCGCTGATCCCGAACCCGTCGCGCTCCCGGCACTGATCGACCGCTGCTGGCAGATGGTCGACACGGAAGCTGCCACCTTACGGCAAGAAGTGGACGGCTCCGTCCGCGGGGATCCGGAGTCGCTCAAACAGCTGTTCGAGAACCTGATCCGGAACGCAATCAACCACGGTGGCGACGGGGTCACCGTCCGAGTAGGGCGGATCGACGACACTGGACTGTTTTTCGAAGACGACGGTCCCGGGATCCCCGAACCCGTCCGCGATCGTGTCACCGAACCGGGGTACACGACGACGTCGGACGGGACCGGGTTCGGGCTCGCGATCGTCGAGGAAATCGTCGAGGGGCACGGATGGAGCCTCTCGATCGCGGAAAGCGATATGGGCGACACCGGCGCCCGGTTCGAGATGAGGGGCGTCGAGTTCGTCCGAGACTGA
- the sppA gene encoding signal peptide peptidase SppA: MVRTTPRTRSIVGLLAFVVVAAAAVAIGYTVFVWFVESLVDLGGVVLTIVLALILLRIAAMVVRSTIADYNVAEVSVDGPITRDGGNPNPVARGMGTPADDIVEQIELADADDAVDALMLELNTPGGEVLPSDDIRRAAMEFEGPTVAYATDVCASGGYWIASGCDELWARDASLVGSIGVISSRVNAAELAEKVGLSYERFAAGKFKDAGTLLKEMDDDEREYLQGLTDDFYDSFVERVAEGRDLDPEFVRETEARVYLGEEAHELGLVDELGTREDVRDHVEELIDVPEARVQPFEPQRSLPERIGIGARSVAYALGAGIADRIVGEESPELRL; encoded by the coding sequence ATGGTTCGAACGACTCCCAGGACCCGGTCGATCGTCGGCCTCCTCGCGTTCGTGGTGGTCGCCGCCGCCGCAGTCGCGATCGGGTACACTGTCTTCGTCTGGTTCGTGGAATCGCTGGTCGATCTCGGCGGTGTCGTGCTCACGATCGTGCTCGCGTTGATCCTGCTCCGGATCGCGGCGATGGTCGTCCGGTCGACGATCGCCGATTACAACGTCGCGGAGGTGAGCGTCGACGGCCCGATCACCCGCGACGGCGGCAACCCGAACCCTGTCGCCCGGGGGATGGGGACGCCCGCCGACGACATCGTCGAACAGATCGAACTCGCCGACGCCGACGACGCCGTCGACGCGTTGATGCTGGAGCTGAACACTCCCGGAGGCGAGGTCCTGCCCAGCGACGACATCCGCCGGGCGGCGATGGAGTTCGAGGGGCCGACCGTCGCGTACGCTACCGACGTCTGCGCTTCGGGGGGTTACTGGATCGCGTCGGGCTGTGACGAACTGTGGGCCAGGGACGCCAGCCTCGTCGGCTCGATCGGGGTCATAAGCTCTCGGGTGAACGCGGCCGAACTGGCGGAGAAGGTCGGGCTCTCCTACGAGCGGTTCGCCGCCGGGAAGTTCAAGGACGCCGGCACGTTGCTCAAGGAAATGGACGACGACGAGCGGGAGTATCTCCAGGGACTCACCGACGACTTCTACGACAGCTTCGTAGAGCGAGTCGCCGAGGGACGTGATCTTGATCCGGAGTTCGTTCGGGAGACCGAAGCGCGGGTGTATCTGGGCGAGGAGGCCCACGAACTCGGACTCGTCGACGAACTGGGGACCCGCGAGGACGTCCGCGATCACGTCGAGGAACTGATCGACGTCCCGGAGGCGCGCGTCCAGCCGTTCGAACCGCAGCGGTCGCTCCCCGAACGGATCGGCATCGGCGCCCGAAGTGTCGCCTACGCGCTGGGTGCAGGTATCGCCGACCGGATCGTCGGGGAGGAGTCGCCGGAACTCCGACTATAA
- a CDS encoding phosphoserine phosphatase codes for MVTKQDVLDEYDVSQLQESNNVDVSEEELENDSKGQLIKKAGQLRDRRNELNQMASERASKRDDLNAKTREKVDEAQEHREKRDELNEQVQEHKEKRNELNADANELFDEVEQRKQDLELSDGKSIEELEEEIEQLEFRQQTEVLSAEDERELIEKIEEKREKLAEKKEKLDEGGDLEGLIEEAEEVRSEASKHHQKVTELADKAQEHHNKMIEAYREADDVRDEADAMHELFVEAQEAADKHHEDFVRVQKRLRELDKEEEKERKDEREKEMEEEKKEAEEIYQKFKEGETLDTEDLMKLQKTGLL; via the coding sequence ATGGTAACGAAACAGGACGTACTCGACGAGTACGACGTATCGCAGCTACAAGAATCGAACAACGTCGACGTTTCCGAAGAGGAACTGGAAAACGACTCGAAGGGGCAGCTCATCAAGAAGGCTGGCCAGCTTCGGGACCGACGAAACGAGCTCAACCAGATGGCGTCCGAACGGGCGTCGAAACGCGACGATCTCAACGCGAAAACGCGGGAGAAGGTCGACGAGGCTCAGGAGCACCGCGAGAAGCGCGACGAGCTCAACGAACAGGTCCAAGAGCACAAAGAAAAGCGCAACGAGCTCAACGCCGACGCCAACGAGCTGTTCGACGAGGTCGAACAGCGCAAACAGGACCTGGAGCTGTCGGACGGAAAGTCGATCGAGGAGCTCGAAGAGGAGATCGAGCAGCTCGAGTTCCGACAGCAGACGGAGGTGCTCTCGGCGGAGGACGAGCGCGAACTCATCGAGAAGATCGAGGAGAAGCGCGAGAAGCTCGCGGAGAAAAAAGAGAAGCTCGACGAAGGCGGTGACCTGGAAGGGCTCATCGAGGAGGCCGAGGAGGTCCGGTCGGAGGCCTCGAAACACCACCAGAAGGTGACCGAGCTCGCGGACAAGGCCCAGGAACACCACAACAAGATGATCGAGGCCTATCGCGAGGCCGACGACGTCCGCGACGAGGCCGACGCAATGCACGAGCTGTTCGTCGAGGCCCAGGAGGCCGCCGACAAACACCACGAAGACTTCGTTCGCGTCCAAAAGCGGCTCCGCGAACTCGACAAGGAAGAGGAAAAGGAGCGCAAGGACGAGCGCGAAAAGGAGATGGAAGAAGAGAAGAAGGAAGCCGAGGAGATCTACCAGAAGTTCAAGGAAGGCGAGACCCTCGATACCGAGGACCTGATGAAGCTCCAGAAGACGGGACTGCTGTAG
- a CDS encoding methylglyoxal synthase, with product MRLALIAHDEKKPEMIQFARENHAALSDCELFATGTTGKRLREEADLTVERKASGPLGGDLQIGAAIADGRCDGVVFLRDPLTAQPHEPDISALLRICDVHDVPLSTNLASAELLVDGLLNDG from the coding sequence ATGCGGCTTGCACTCATTGCACACGACGAGAAAAAACCCGAGATGATCCAGTTCGCGCGCGAAAACCACGCCGCGCTGTCCGACTGTGAACTGTTCGCCACGGGAACGACGGGGAAACGGCTGCGGGAGGAAGCCGACCTGACGGTCGAACGGAAGGCCTCCGGGCCGCTGGGCGGCGACCTCCAGATCGGTGCCGCCATCGCGGACGGGCGGTGTGACGGCGTCGTGTTCCTCCGGGACCCACTCACGGCGCAGCCACACGAGCCCGACATCTCCGCGCTGTTGCGGATCTGTGACGTCCACGACGTGCCACTTTCGACGAACCTGGCCTCCGCAGAGTTGCTGGTCGACGGCCTGTTGAACGACGGCTGA
- a CDS encoding helix-turn-helix domain-containing protein produces MTGLRAELAVSDPGNCPLASLSRDVSGTLENVNWTHSNGDPVTEEFSTDIELDDEDSVPVFSEGHKQTYHIERDADPCACELVEGAGHPLAKVDVRDGRLALTLNLPNADALREVVATLSDVSDSVEVQYLVRDAKEDTSDPVIVDRGELTDRQREVLEVAYAEGYFEYPRRSSAGDVAEKLGISRSTFAEHLAAAQSRLFETIAGNGH; encoded by the coding sequence ATGACTGGACTTCGTGCGGAGTTGGCCGTCTCCGACCCGGGGAACTGCCCGCTCGCGTCGCTGTCGCGGGACGTCTCCGGAACGCTCGAGAACGTAAACTGGACCCACTCGAACGGGGACCCCGTCACCGAGGAGTTCTCCACCGACATCGAACTCGACGACGAGGACTCGGTTCCGGTGTTTTCAGAGGGCCACAAACAGACGTACCACATCGAGCGCGACGCGGACCCGTGTGCGTGTGAACTCGTCGAGGGCGCAGGACATCCCCTCGCGAAAGTCGACGTTCGGGACGGGCGGCTCGCGCTCACGCTCAACCTCCCGAATGCGGACGCCCTCCGGGAGGTCGTGGCCACACTGTCGGATGTCAGCGACAGCGTCGAGGTCCAGTACCTCGTTCGCGACGCAAAAGAGGACACGAGCGACCCGGTGATCGTCGACCGCGGCGAACTCACCGACCGGCAACGGGAAGTCCTCGAAGTGGCGTACGCCGAGGGATACTTCGAGTATCCGCGGCGTTCCAGCGCCGGTGACGTCGCTGAGAAGCTCGGGATATCCCGCTCGACGTTCGCCGAGCACCTGGCTGCCGCCCAGTCCCGGCTGTTCGAGACGATCGCCGGGAACGGTCACTGA
- a CDS encoding PaaI family thioesterase, with amino-acid sequence MDEEIDERPPLPEEATAVLEHAIEKEHGYLSWLGTEVTAVERGKIVLTVPYDEKLTNSDGETVHGGVAATLIDTAGGIAQQTCLEDPLSSSAATVNLNVNYLRRATGDLRAVGEVIRHGGTIGVSDLRVESSTPDGDIREVVVGQGSYRLFR; translated from the coding sequence ATGGACGAGGAAATCGACGAGCGTCCCCCGTTGCCCGAGGAGGCCACAGCGGTCCTCGAGCACGCAATCGAAAAGGAGCACGGCTACCTCTCCTGGCTCGGAACCGAGGTGACGGCGGTCGAACGGGGAAAGATCGTTCTCACGGTCCCGTACGACGAAAAGCTCACCAACTCCGACGGCGAGACGGTCCACGGCGGCGTCGCGGCGACCCTGATCGACACCGCCGGCGGGATCGCCCAGCAGACCTGTCTCGAGGATCCGCTCTCCTCGAGCGCCGCAACGGTGAACCTCAACGTGAACTACCTCCGGCGGGCGACCGGCGACCTCCGGGCCGTCGGGGAGGTGATCCGTCACGGCGGGACGATCGGCGTCAGCGACCTCCGCGTCGAGAGCTCGACGCCCGACGGTGACATCCGCGAGGTTGTGGTCGGCCAGGGCTCCTACCGGCTGTTCCGGTGA
- a CDS encoding DUF5790 family protein, whose amino-acid sequence MSSQTTFGDDELFGEAADEMREDVESHLETARAELPSPEDVWETDADNVLGALNGLKSALDVGDAAEELRQAKKWYTMGERADAFEDADDLEADLEELSALLETIEAAREDVTALTSTVPELRGALQEAADEDDDATDD is encoded by the coding sequence ATGAGCAGTCAGACCACGTTCGGCGACGACGAACTGTTCGGCGAAGCGGCCGACGAGATGCGCGAGGACGTCGAGTCACACCTCGAGACGGCCCGCGCGGAGCTGCCGTCCCCGGAAGACGTCTGGGAGACGGACGCGGACAACGTGCTCGGTGCGCTCAACGGACTGAAGTCGGCGCTCGACGTCGGCGACGCCGCCGAGGAGCTGCGGCAGGCGAAGAAGTGGTACACCATGGGCGAACGCGCCGACGCGTTCGAGGACGCAGACGACCTGGAGGCCGATCTCGAGGAGCTGTCGGCGCTGCTGGAGACGATCGAGGCCGCCCGTGAGGACGTCACCGCGCTCACGAGCACGGTGCCGGAGCTACGGGGTGCACTTCAGGAGGCGGCTGACGAGGACGACGACGCGACCGACGACTGA
- a CDS encoding dihydroneopterin aldolase family protein yields MPTDAQRACFEAGIKFGTLYHQFAGTPVSPDSTRSLETAMAEAIENQPYCESVTVRIDDDRVREAIDHENGYTELTGSLMDVEMRIEYDGIVAETRMELSDGYPLMKLESVDLGG; encoded by the coding sequence ATGCCAACGGACGCCCAGCGGGCCTGCTTCGAGGCCGGCATCAAGTTCGGAACTCTCTATCACCAGTTCGCCGGCACACCCGTCAGTCCCGACAGCACCCGGTCGCTGGAGACGGCAATGGCGGAGGCGATCGAAAACCAGCCGTACTGCGAGTCGGTCACTGTTCGAATCGACGACGACCGGGTTCGCGAGGCGATCGATCACGAGAACGGCTACACGGAGCTTACGGGTTCGCTCATGGACGTCGAGATGCGAATCGAGTACGACGGAATCGTCGCCGAGACTCGCATGGAGCTTTCCGACGGCTATCCATTGATGAAACTCGAAAGCGTCGATCTCGGGGGATAG